One window of the Paenibacillus beijingensis genome contains the following:
- a CDS encoding LysR family transcriptional regulator, protein MDIRQLTYFIEVAKHRSFTKAAQHLHITQPTLSKMVRMLEDELGVTLFDRSSKQIELTDAGETILRSSQQILKSLDNMTAELDDVVQLKKGTLRLGIPPMIGGHVFPSIIERFHSKYPQIRLQLVEHGGKLIEAGVDNGELDVGLVILPIVDEEKFHLLPCIEEQLHLVVHPGHWASSYRSIELRELEHESFIMFKDEFTLHHLIQEQCRQAGFEPDVVFESSQWDFMIQLVAAKFGIALLPGGVCRGLDPAKFRIVPLIQPTVLWRLYMIWKKDKYLSFAAREWISMMQSAWQKR, encoded by the coding sequence ATGGATATCCGCCAATTAACGTATTTTATTGAGGTCGCGAAGCACCGCAGCTTCACCAAAGCGGCTCAGCACCTTCATATTACCCAGCCCACGCTTTCCAAAATGGTCCGGATGCTTGAGGATGAGCTGGGCGTTACGTTGTTTGACCGCTCCTCGAAGCAGATTGAACTGACCGATGCGGGGGAAACGATTCTGCGGTCCTCGCAGCAAATTTTAAAATCGCTTGACAATATGACGGCGGAGCTCGACGATGTCGTCCAGCTGAAGAAAGGGACGCTGCGCCTTGGAATACCGCCGATGATCGGCGGACATGTTTTTCCTTCCATTATTGAAAGGTTCCACAGCAAATACCCTCAAATCCGCCTGCAGCTGGTGGAGCACGGAGGCAAGCTGATCGAGGCCGGCGTCGACAACGGGGAGCTGGATGTCGGACTTGTCATTCTTCCGATTGTCGACGAGGAGAAGTTCCATCTTCTGCCGTGCATCGAAGAGCAACTCCACCTTGTCGTGCATCCCGGGCACTGGGCGTCGTCCTATAGAAGCATCGAGCTGCGGGAGCTGGAGCACGAGTCCTTTATTATGTTCAAGGATGAATTTACGCTGCACCATCTGATTCAGGAGCAATGCAGACAAGCCGGCTTTGAGCCGGACGTCGTGTTTGAAAGCTCGCAGTGGGATTTCATGATCCAGCTGGTTGCGGCCAAATTCGGCATTGCGCTGCTGCCCGGCGGGGTGTGCCGCGGTCTTGATCCGGCTAAATTCCGCATCGTTCCGTTGATTCAGCCGACCGTCTTATGGCGCTTGTACATGATTTGGAAAAAGGACAAGTATCTCTCCTTTGCGGCGCGGGAGTGGATTTCCATGATGCAGTCCGCCTGGCAAAAACGGTAG
- a CDS encoding DNA polymerase IV — translation MSRHIFLIDGQSFYASVEKAAHPEYRDKPVAVGDPARLNGIVLAACPIAKSRGVTTAERVGEAMAKCPELIVIRPRMQTYIQMSLFITQIFESYTDLVEPYSVDEQFLDVTGSLTYFGSPYEMAKEIQHHVLLSTGIWSRVGIGPTKILAKMATDNYAKKMPEGVFELSFEKLESTLWKLPVHHMFMVASAMTRHFTRMGLACIGDIARMEFGEFKRRMRREMGKQSDIQAGYYWQTARGIDPSPVVSGIRHQLKSVSHGKALRWRLYRVLKDIEVVLLELVVEVCQRARRYNYMGSVVSVSAAETDGERSSWFSRQTTMPQPTSLTHEVAAAAHKLFIEHWNGLPLSNLCVSLSGLTDDSVIQLTLFDDRSLAYRKERVIDRIKDRYGSDAIIRASSLLEAGVARERAAQIGGHYK, via the coding sequence ATGTCGAGACACATTTTTCTAATCGATGGCCAGTCCTTTTATGCATCGGTGGAGAAGGCGGCTCATCCGGAGTATCGCGATAAGCCGGTTGCTGTGGGAGACCCTGCAAGGCTGAACGGTATTGTACTGGCCGCATGTCCGATCGCTAAATCCCGCGGCGTCACGACAGCGGAACGAGTCGGAGAGGCGATGGCCAAATGTCCGGAACTGATTGTTATCCGGCCTAGAATGCAAACCTATATTCAAATGTCGCTGTTCATCACCCAAATTTTTGAATCGTACACGGATCTCGTGGAGCCTTACAGTGTTGACGAGCAGTTTTTGGATGTTACGGGTTCGCTGACTTATTTCGGATCTCCTTATGAAATGGCCAAGGAGATTCAACATCATGTCCTGCTATCAACGGGCATCTGGTCGAGGGTTGGCATCGGCCCGACGAAGATTCTTGCCAAAATGGCGACGGACAACTATGCCAAAAAGATGCCGGAAGGAGTATTTGAGCTTTCATTCGAGAAGCTGGAGTCCACGTTGTGGAAACTTCCTGTGCACCATATGTTCATGGTGGCATCCGCGATGACCCGCCATTTTACCCGGATGGGTCTGGCTTGCATCGGTGATATCGCACGTATGGAATTCGGTGAGTTCAAGCGGCGGATGCGGCGCGAAATGGGGAAGCAAAGCGATATCCAGGCAGGATATTATTGGCAGACTGCGCGGGGCATCGATCCAAGTCCCGTTGTATCCGGAATACGCCATCAGCTAAAATCCGTCAGCCATGGCAAGGCTCTTCGCTGGCGTCTGTACCGAGTGCTTAAAGACATTGAAGTCGTTCTGCTCGAGCTGGTCGTCGAGGTGTGCCAACGGGCCAGACGGTACAATTATATGGGTTCGGTTGTTTCGGTTTCCGCTGCGGAAACCGATGGCGAACGCTCGTCGTGGTTTAGCCGGCAAACAACGATGCCGCAGCCGACTTCTCTGACCCATGAAGTGGCTGCCGCTGCGCATAAGTTATTTATCGAGCATTGGAATGGATTGCCTCTCAGTAATCTATGCGTCTCCTTATCTGGGCTGACCGATGACAGCGTTATTCAGCTCACCCTGTTTGATGACCGGTCCCTCGCTTATCGGAAAGAGCGCGTAATCGATCGAATCAAGGACCGGTACGGGAGCGACGCCATCATACGCGCTTCTTCTCTGCTGGAAGCCGGCGTCGCACGGGAAAGAGCCGCGCAAATTGGGGGGCACTATAAATGA
- a CDS encoding Gmad2 immunoglobulin-like domain-containing protein — MRQQKGFLFLALMCIAALLASCGQGNGSADSPANEGSEEETTAVKVFDKGSIIRKEGPRLLITAYVQKNDAPYIDAFWFTVNEQTVVQNSEGQHVPLDNISVGAQVEAWHTGTVEESYPAQTAAAKIIVHEDTQEVPEGMVGQTEAVQAALQSQTGSTAASAVKSASLDAENGYWNVELVHHETVDQPVTVRIDARSGEPVPIPVAENEVFRLFSPQPGTETGPTFTVEGEARVFEAAFSWTLEDGHTILAEGHEMADEGAPAWGRFRFDVSYEQASQANMTLILFIHSAKDGSVQHRLIIPLKVPEERIDHTVE; from the coding sequence ATGCGACAACAGAAGGGGTTTCTTTTTCTCGCTTTAATGTGCATTGCGGCGCTGCTGGCATCTTGCGGTCAGGGGAACGGTTCTGCGGACTCCCCCGCAAATGAGGGATCCGAAGAGGAAACAACGGCGGTCAAAGTATTTGACAAGGGCAGTATCATTCGAAAAGAAGGACCGCGCCTATTAATCACAGCTTACGTCCAAAAAAACGATGCCCCCTATATCGATGCCTTCTGGTTCACGGTGAACGAACAGACGGTAGTTCAAAACAGCGAAGGCCAACATGTTCCGCTTGACAATATTTCGGTCGGCGCACAAGTGGAAGCATGGCATACGGGGACCGTTGAAGAATCGTACCCGGCACAGACCGCTGCCGCCAAAATCATTGTGCATGAAGATACGCAAGAGGTGCCTGAAGGCATGGTCGGACAAACGGAAGCCGTTCAAGCCGCCCTGCAATCGCAAACCGGGTCGACCGCCGCATCGGCTGTCAAGAGCGCCTCGCTCGATGCAGAGAACGGGTACTGGAACGTGGAGCTTGTCCATCACGAAACCGTCGACCAACCCGTCACCGTTCGGATTGACGCCCGATCCGGCGAGCCTGTCCCGATTCCTGTGGCGGAAAACGAAGTCTTCCGCTTATTTTCACCCCAGCCGGGGACAGAAACCGGCCCCACCTTTACGGTCGAGGGCGAAGCCCGCGTATTCGAAGCTGCTTTTAGCTGGACGTTGGAAGACGGACACACCATTTTGGCCGAAGGCCACGAGATGGCCGATGAGGGCGCTCCCGCATGGGGCCGTTTCCGTTTCGACGTCAGCTATGAGCAAGCTTCGCAGGCCAACATGACGTTAATCTTGTTCATTCACAGCGCCAAAGACGGAAGCGTCCAGCACAGGCTGATCATTCCTTTGAAGGTTCCCGAGGAGCGCATCGATCACACGGTGGAGTGA
- a CDS encoding antibiotic biosynthesis monooxygenase family protein → MSGIAKTPEPPYYAVIFASQRTEGDRGYGIMADKMVELAYQQEGFLGVESARDEGLGITVSYWESLEAIKNWKEHSAHKIAQDRGKAEWYAIFSLRVCKVERHSFFEM, encoded by the coding sequence ATGAGCGGGATTGCAAAAACTCCTGAACCGCCTTATTATGCAGTCATTTTTGCTTCTCAGAGGACGGAAGGCGACAGAGGTTACGGAATCATGGCGGACAAAATGGTTGAGTTAGCTTATCAGCAAGAGGGCTTCTTAGGCGTGGAAAGTGCCCGTGACGAGGGACTGGGAATCACTGTATCCTACTGGGAATCACTAGAAGCAATAAAGAACTGGAAGGAACATTCAGCACATAAAATTGCACAGGACAGAGGCAAAGCAGAATGGTACGCAATTTTTTCTCTCCGAGTTTGCAAAGTTGAGAGACACAGCTTTTTTGAGATGTGA
- a CDS encoding alpha/beta fold hydrolase encodes MNASHHSKLGSKTASFLLTASLAVTLLFPAAAGAERADGAQAQSAIVRLTETGIIDGKTAGMSPADAPITRGQAAILISRALKLDIPADGSGFADVSADDPAAGAVNALKQHGIMKGGTRGFMPGEALTSEQMASLFVRAFALSDNGIQARYTDQAAIASYHQADAVRLKQHFIVEGTAFEPKHKVTYGEFALALYRAAGLDVRDPDVIPLEDFIRQPAQLGFQVSPDGKRMAFMMPWNNRLNVFVKTFGEQEAVRVTNATERNIAGFAWENDSKLIYAMDDGGNENFRIFSINTDGTGNKDLTPYVNTTAMLIDPLEEKKDEILVGLNKRDPRIFDVYRINTETGAAQMVAENPGNITGWLTDHDGKIRVAVSSDGNVSSLLYRETEDKPFQPLLTTELGDTFVPVMFTYDNKQLYAVSNIGRDKTAIVQYDPASKQTVSTIFEHADVDVTSFIPSKKQQKIVAALYETEKVHYQFFDPDTKKLYETIAGKVPGKDIILQSMNEQGRVMFLAYNDKSMGTYYFYDSGKDLLEKIADTAPWIDENKMADMKPITFESRDGLTIHGYLTLPKGKDPKHLPLVVNPHGGPWARDSWGFNPEVQLLANRGYAVLQVNFRGSTGYGKQFLDAGNKQWGKAMQNDLTDGVQWLIKEGVADPDKVAIYGASYGGYAALAGLAFTPDLYAAGVSYVGPSNLFTLLDSLPPYWESERTKFYERMGDPVKDKALLEEVSPLFHADQIKAPLFVVQGANDPRVKQAESDQIVAALQKRGVEVPYMLKANEGHGFGNIENQLDFYRSLEKFLHRHLME; translated from the coding sequence TTGAACGCATCACACCACAGCAAACTTGGCAGCAAAACGGCTTCATTTTTGTTAACGGCATCGCTTGCCGTCACGTTACTGTTTCCCGCCGCCGCCGGGGCGGAACGAGCTGACGGCGCACAGGCGCAGTCTGCGATCGTGAGGTTGACCGAGACCGGTATCATCGACGGCAAGACGGCCGGCATGTCCCCCGCTGACGCGCCGATTACGCGCGGACAAGCGGCGATTCTCATCAGCCGCGCTTTGAAGCTGGATATCCCCGCGGACGGGTCCGGATTCGCCGATGTGAGCGCCGATGATCCTGCGGCAGGCGCCGTGAACGCGCTGAAGCAGCACGGCATTATGAAGGGCGGCACCCGCGGATTTATGCCGGGCGAGGCGCTGACGAGCGAACAGATGGCTTCGTTGTTCGTCCGGGCTTTTGCGCTGTCCGACAACGGCATTCAGGCCCGTTATACCGATCAGGCTGCGATTGCCTCTTACCATCAAGCCGATGCGGTACGTTTGAAGCAGCATTTCATCGTGGAAGGAACCGCCTTCGAGCCGAAACATAAGGTTACATATGGCGAATTTGCGCTTGCGCTGTACCGCGCAGCCGGTCTCGACGTGCGTGATCCGGATGTTATCCCGCTCGAGGACTTCATCCGCCAGCCCGCACAGCTCGGGTTTCAAGTTTCTCCGGACGGGAAGCGGATGGCGTTTATGATGCCGTGGAACAACCGCTTGAACGTGTTCGTCAAAACGTTCGGCGAGCAGGAAGCGGTCCGCGTCACGAACGCAACCGAGCGCAACATTGCCGGCTTCGCCTGGGAGAACGACAGCAAGCTGATTTACGCAATGGATGACGGCGGAAACGAGAACTTCCGCATTTTCAGCATTAACACCGACGGAACCGGGAACAAGGACTTGACGCCGTACGTCAACACAACCGCGATGCTGATCGACCCGCTGGAAGAGAAGAAGGACGAAATATTGGTCGGGTTGAATAAGCGCGACCCGCGCATTTTTGACGTTTACCGGATCAATACCGAAACGGGAGCGGCACAGATGGTCGCTGAGAATCCGGGGAACATTACCGGCTGGCTGACCGATCATGACGGCAAAATCCGGGTAGCCGTCTCAAGCGACGGCAACGTATCGTCGCTTCTGTACCGGGAGACGGAGGACAAGCCGTTTCAGCCGCTGCTGACGACGGAACTCGGCGACACGTTTGTCCCGGTTATGTTCACGTACGACAATAAACAGCTCTATGCGGTTTCCAACATAGGCCGCGACAAAACCGCGATCGTTCAATACGATCCGGCTTCGAAACAGACGGTGAGCACGATATTCGAACACGCCGATGTCGACGTCACTTCCTTCATCCCGTCGAAAAAACAGCAAAAAATCGTTGCCGCGCTCTATGAAACGGAAAAAGTGCACTACCAGTTTTTCGATCCGGACACGAAGAAGCTGTATGAGACGATCGCAGGCAAAGTGCCCGGCAAGGACATCATCCTCCAATCGATGAACGAGCAAGGAAGAGTGATGTTCCTCGCCTACAATGACAAATCGATGGGCACCTATTACTTCTATGATTCCGGGAAGGATCTGCTGGAAAAAATCGCCGACACGGCGCCTTGGATCGACGAGAACAAAATGGCTGACATGAAGCCGATTACGTTTGAATCCAGGGACGGTTTGACGATTCACGGTTATTTGACGCTGCCGAAAGGCAAAGACCCGAAACATTTGCCGCTGGTCGTCAATCCGCACGGCGGACCGTGGGCCCGCGACTCATGGGGCTTCAACCCGGAAGTGCAGCTGCTTGCAAACCGCGGCTATGCGGTGCTGCAGGTTAATTTCCGCGGTTCGACCGGCTACGGCAAACAATTCCTTGACGCCGGCAACAAGCAATGGGGCAAGGCGATGCAGAACGACCTTACCGACGGCGTTCAGTGGCTGATCAAGGAAGGCGTCGCCGATCCGGACAAAGTCGCCATTTACGGCGCTTCCTACGGCGGCTATGCGGCGCTCGCCGGACTTGCCTTCACGCCGGATCTGTACGCGGCCGGCGTCAGCTATGTCGGCCCGTCCAACCTGTTCACCCTGCTCGATTCGCTGCCGCCTTATTGGGAGTCCGAACGAACGAAATTTTACGAGCGCATGGGCGATCCCGTGAAAGATAAAGCGCTGCTTGAGGAAGTATCGCCGCTATTTCACGCCGACCAGATCAAAGCGCCGCTCTTCGTCGTGCAGGGTGCAAACGATCCGCGCGTCAAGCAGGCGGAGTCGGACCAAATCGTCGCCGCACTGCAGAAACGGGGCGTTGAAGTGCCGTATATGCTGAAAGCGAACGAAGGGCACGGATTCGGCAATATCGAGAACCAGCTTGATTTTTACCGGTCACTGGAGAAGTTTCTGCATCGTCATCTGATGGAATAG
- a CDS encoding spore germination protein, with protein sequence MTSSSRQSIKQGGRQGKAAARRGGKSSAATPLSRSLAANAHAIRTLLGESSDVQLRLFRSGASPDTEMAIIYIEAIVSSSDLNEMVIEKVMGAPAADPPLPLPELLEWLGSRVVSASVISMESTLEGTLERLLSGSCILLAEGVPQVLAAAIGGGDERPVGEPSTQTVIRGPQNSFNENLMTNVGLIRKMIRSERLRLEIRRIGRQTNTAVGMMYMDGIANESIVEELRRRLETIDLDSVLDSGYVEEFIQDATFTPFPTLMNTERPDEVAGGLLEGQVVVLVDGSPFVLLAPVTFFRFFQSPEDYYQRFDIATFLRLIRIVAFIVSMHLPALYIAITTYHQEMLPTTLLISLAAQREGVPFPAIVEAFLMELTFEVLREAGVRLPRAVGPAISIVGALVLGQAAVQAGLVSAAMVIVVAFTAISNFVSPQVNIAIAARLIRFLLMLAAGIFGFLGIMACDLLLIVHLSGLRSFGVPYTSPFSPFKWTSWKDTFVRAPWWLMGRRPAGGDTGDSMRQTDTSQPPHQQE encoded by the coding sequence TTGACTTCAAGTTCCCGACAAAGCATAAAGCAAGGCGGCCGGCAAGGCAAAGCCGCGGCCAGGCGCGGGGGGAAATCGTCCGCAGCGACGCCGCTCAGCCGTTCGCTGGCCGCCAATGCGCATGCAATCCGCACCCTTTTGGGGGAGAGCTCGGATGTGCAGCTGCGCTTGTTCCGCAGCGGCGCGTCGCCCGATACGGAAATGGCCATTATTTACATTGAAGCGATTGTGAGCAGCAGCGATTTGAACGAGATGGTCATCGAGAAGGTGATGGGCGCTCCCGCGGCCGATCCGCCGCTGCCGCTCCCGGAGCTGCTGGAGTGGCTGGGCAGCAGAGTCGTTTCGGCAAGCGTGATCAGCATGGAGAGCACGCTGGAGGGGACGCTGGAGCGGCTGCTCTCCGGCAGCTGTATTTTGCTGGCGGAAGGGGTGCCCCAAGTGCTGGCCGCAGCGATCGGCGGGGGAGATGAGCGTCCGGTAGGGGAGCCCAGCACGCAAACCGTCATCCGGGGGCCGCAAAACAGCTTCAACGAAAATCTGATGACCAACGTCGGATTGATCCGCAAGATGATCCGTTCCGAGCGTTTGCGGCTTGAGATCCGGCGGATCGGCAGGCAGACGAATACGGCTGTCGGCATGATGTACATGGACGGTATCGCCAATGAGAGCATCGTCGAGGAACTGCGGCGGCGGCTCGAAACGATCGATCTGGACAGCGTGCTGGACAGCGGCTATGTGGAGGAGTTCATTCAGGACGCAACATTCACCCCTTTCCCGACGCTGATGAATACCGAGCGTCCGGACGAGGTGGCGGGAGGGCTGCTCGAAGGACAAGTCGTCGTCCTGGTCGACGGCTCTCCGTTCGTGCTGCTTGCGCCGGTAACGTTCTTCCGCTTCTTCCAGTCGCCGGAAGATTATTACCAGCGGTTCGATATCGCCACCTTTTTACGGCTGATCCGCATCGTCGCTTTTATCGTTTCCATGCATTTGCCCGCTCTATATATTGCCATTACGACCTATCATCAGGAAATGCTGCCGACGACGCTGCTGATCAGTCTGGCGGCGCAGCGGGAAGGCGTTCCGTTCCCGGCGATCGTGGAAGCGTTCCTGATGGAGCTTACCTTTGAGGTGCTGCGGGAAGCGGGCGTGCGCTTGCCGCGCGCCGTAGGCCCGGCGATCTCGATCGTAGGCGCTCTCGTGCTTGGACAAGCTGCGGTTCAGGCCGGGCTTGTATCTGCAGCCATGGTTATTGTCGTAGCATTTACGGCGATTTCCAACTTCGTTTCGCCGCAGGTCAACATCGCCATTGCCGCGCGGCTAATCCGGTTTTTGCTGATGCTGGCTGCCGGAATTTTCGGTTTTCTGGGCATTATGGCTTGCGACTTGCTCCTGATCGTCCATCTGTCGGGTTTGCGGTCGTTCGGGGTCCCTTATACGAGCCCTTTTTCGCCATTCAAGTGGACCAGCTGGAAAGATACGTTTGTGCGCGCGCCTTGGTGGCTGATGGGCCGGAGGCCGGCGGGGGGCGATACGGGCGACTCGATGCGGCAAACCGATACGAGCCAGCCTCCGCATCAGCAGGAATAA
- a CDS encoding Ger(x)C family spore germination protein codes for MLTALRIIAAAALCLLIGGCWDKTELNELGIISGTAVDLTSNGKWDVSYQLVIPQAISAQTGGGGGQSAPFNVFSTEADSLRGAISKATQEMSRKLYFAHNQVIIISEQAARKGIGTLMDVYLRNSDSRETVDVFVVPDNARLMLEQILPLDRISGAGLERLVDIEENNGGSFREMTMHQVLLKLLGPTRSVAIPGLALTGANKKLDNIEILGHTATPSKVRLQRLAVIREDSFVGWLNTQESMGAMWLSGYLKRATLSFSNGAGAAKRNSVQIRAASTTVKPERTGDGWTMHVQVQAAGRLIEYNGTENLQRPASVPVLEQQIGTLIKTNMEMSWMAVRRLKADFLGFGELVRERYPAQWKKIAPKWNELEFPAVKLDIKVKFKLKDTGLSNNSFRSVQEKSDR; via the coding sequence ATGTTGACGGCTTTGCGGATCATAGCGGCGGCGGCGTTATGCCTGCTCATCGGCGGCTGCTGGGACAAAACGGAATTGAACGAGCTGGGCATCATTTCGGGCACCGCAGTCGACTTAACCAGCAACGGCAAATGGGATGTCAGCTACCAGCTCGTCATCCCCCAGGCAATCAGCGCACAGACCGGAGGAGGAGGGGGGCAAAGCGCTCCGTTCAACGTCTTTTCGACCGAAGCCGACAGCTTGCGCGGCGCAATCAGCAAAGCGACGCAGGAAATGAGCCGCAAGCTTTATTTTGCGCACAATCAGGTAATCATCATTAGCGAGCAGGCGGCGAGGAAAGGCATCGGGACGCTGATGGACGTTTATTTGCGCAACTCGGACTCGCGTGAGACGGTGGATGTATTCGTGGTGCCGGATAATGCGCGGCTGATGCTGGAACAAATTTTGCCGCTGGACCGTATTTCCGGAGCGGGGCTGGAGCGGCTTGTAGACATTGAGGAAAACAACGGCGGCAGCTTCCGCGAGATGACGATGCATCAGGTGCTGCTCAAGCTGCTCGGACCGACAAGGTCGGTCGCGATCCCGGGGCTGGCCCTGACCGGAGCGAATAAGAAGCTGGACAATATTGAAATTTTGGGACATACGGCGACGCCCAGCAAAGTCCGCCTCCAGCGGCTCGCGGTTATAAGGGAAGATTCGTTTGTAGGATGGCTGAATACGCAGGAGAGCATGGGGGCGATGTGGCTCAGCGGCTATTTGAAACGGGCGACGCTGTCCTTCTCAAACGGCGCCGGTGCGGCGAAACGAAACAGCGTCCAGATTAGGGCAGCGTCGACGACGGTGAAGCCGGAGCGGACCGGGGACGGATGGACGATGCATGTGCAGGTCCAGGCGGCAGGAAGGCTGATTGAATATAACGGAACCGAAAATTTGCAGCGTCCGGCTTCGGTGCCGGTACTTGAACAGCAGATCGGGACGTTAATCAAGACCAATATGGAGATGAGCTGGATGGCGGTGCGCAGGTTGAAAGCCGACTTCCTCGGCTTCGGGGAACTGGTGCGCGAGCGTTATCCCGCCCAGTGGAAAAAAATTGCCCCGAAATGGAACGAGCTCGAGTTTCCGGCGGTTAAACTGGACATAAAGGTGAAATTCAAGCTGAAGGACACCGGTTTAAGCAACAATTCATTTCGGTCGGTGCAGGAAAAATCCGACCGGTAG
- a CDS encoding GerAB/ArcD/ProY family transporter, with product MRQRIGTLQICTMIILFQIGSTPLFELGIEAKQDSWLAMAVAASLGMGMIWVYLRLQQRAPQADLTGLYKLHFGRWAGGLLGVVQGLFFAYESMRNVRDFGELTTLTLLEQTPQWIVMLVIFGISVYTVWQGVEVFFRASILIIPFVMLSYFVLIVLLFAAEIPKLSLLRPVLEEGLQPIWGAFPNVLVFPFSQMVLFLMFWKYAASPAKAYRVTYASYAIVATFLIGINALIISVLGPEVASVSALPMLEVVELIRLANFIERLDVIVTLLLFLGLYVKMTALYMGGVLAIRSACGISYRWCAALLGILIYGTSFLEPNNVAHIWIGLELTPRVTMSYQIVLPLLMLLSGIAWVKRKAEAAGLSGPAAKPSQK from the coding sequence ATGCGGCAGCGCATCGGTACGTTGCAAATTTGCACGATGATCATATTGTTTCAAATCGGCAGTACGCCGCTGTTCGAGCTTGGCATCGAAGCCAAGCAGGATTCCTGGCTGGCGATGGCGGTCGCAGCATCGCTCGGCATGGGAATGATATGGGTGTATCTCCGTCTTCAGCAAAGAGCGCCGCAGGCCGACTTGACCGGACTTTACAAGCTGCATTTCGGACGATGGGCAGGGGGGCTGCTGGGCGTGGTGCAAGGTCTGTTCTTCGCTTACGAATCGATGCGAAACGTCCGGGATTTCGGAGAACTGACAACCCTCACGCTGCTGGAGCAGACGCCGCAGTGGATCGTCATGCTCGTCATTTTCGGCATTTCCGTCTATACCGTATGGCAAGGGGTGGAGGTGTTTTTTCGGGCGTCGATTTTAATTATTCCGTTCGTTATGCTGAGCTACTTTGTGCTGATCGTGCTGCTGTTCGCTGCCGAAATTCCGAAGCTGAGTCTGCTGCGGCCGGTGTTGGAAGAAGGTCTGCAGCCGATATGGGGTGCTTTCCCGAACGTGCTCGTATTTCCGTTCTCGCAGATGGTCCTGTTTCTGATGTTCTGGAAATATGCCGCTTCTCCGGCCAAGGCATACCGGGTAACATATGCTTCCTATGCCATTGTTGCCACCTTTCTGATCGGCATCAACGCGCTTATTATTTCCGTCCTTGGACCGGAGGTGGCGTCGGTGTCGGCGCTGCCGATGCTGGAGGTGGTGGAGCTGATCCGGCTTGCGAACTTCATCGAGCGGCTCGATGTCATCGTGACGCTGCTGCTCTTTCTGGGGCTTTATGTGAAAATGACCGCGTTATATATGGGAGGGGTGCTTGCGATCCGTTCCGCATGCGGCATTTCGTACCGCTGGTGCGCCGCACTGCTCGGAATACTCATTTACGGGACGTCGTTTCTGGAGCCGAACAATGTCGCTCATATTTGGATCGGGCTCGAGCTGACGCCCCGCGTGACGATGAGTTACCAGATCGTATTGCCGCTTCTCATGCTGCTGAGCGGCATCGCATGGGTCAAGCGCAAAGCGGAAGCCGCCGGTCTGTCCGGACCGGCGGCGAAGCCGTCCCAAAAGTAA
- a CDS encoding DUF4395 domain-containing protein: MEQPRSIPRPLVRTNQWFIVATVAAVWISGFYWLLALPLLAGIGGLLFGFNPVMRFAKRFLRKQPSHYVPEDWDQQQFNQAIAVICLLLGLAAYVAGWHMAALIFTGIVALAALVAILGFCIGCFIRYHWLQYRHRKHARISGK; this comes from the coding sequence ATGGAACAACCTCGTTCGATCCCCCGTCCGCTGGTCAGAACGAATCAATGGTTTATCGTCGCCACTGTGGCGGCCGTATGGATTTCGGGTTTTTACTGGCTGCTGGCGCTGCCGCTATTGGCAGGCATCGGCGGCCTGCTGTTCGGATTCAATCCGGTCATGCGCTTCGCAAAGCGTTTTCTCCGGAAACAGCCGTCCCATTATGTGCCCGAGGACTGGGATCAGCAGCAGTTTAATCAGGCGATTGCCGTCATTTGCCTGCTGCTCGGACTGGCCGCTTACGTTGCCGGGTGGCATATGGCCGCCCTCATTTTTACCGGTATCGTGGCGTTAGCGGCCCTCGTCGCCATTCTCGGATTTTGTATCGGATGCTTCATCCGATATCACTGGCTCCAGTACCGTCATCGCAAACATGCCCGCATCAGCGGGAAATAA